The following nucleotide sequence is from Patescibacteria group bacterium.
AAGGCTCCAGTGAAACATCAATAAGGTTAAGGCTTGATTATTTTGCTTTCCTATTATATAATATAAAAACATAGGAGGTTTCGATTAAGAAAAGATTAATCTCAAATTGGCAAATCCAATCCCCCAAAGTGCGTTTGGTTGATGAAAATGGTGAGTTTGTGGGAATTTTAGAGCGCGATAAGGCGATTTTTTTTGCCAAAGACCGCGGTTTTGACTTGGCGATCGTGGCTGAAAATGCTAATCCACCAGTGGCCAAATTAATTGATTTTGGTAAGTACCAGTATGAACAGGAAAAAATTGCCCGCAAACAAAGAAAAGGTAAAACAGGTGAATTAAAAGAAATTCGAATTGGCTTTAAAATTTCCGAGCACGATTTGGACATCAAGATCAAACGGGCGGAAAAATTTATTGTCAAAGGCCATCGCGTTCGCGTAAATTTAAGGCTCAGGGGACGGGAAATGCAATTTCAACCCAGAGCTTATGAAATGCTGGCAAAATTTGCCGAAAAATTAGCAAAAATTAGCACCATTGAATCCCCAGCCAGCAAAGAACGCAATCAATTTAACATCTTGTTAAAACCGGCCAAAAGCCAAAACTAAAAAGATTATAAAATTTAAATTTGAAAATATTTATTTTGATATTGATGAAT
It contains:
- the infC gene encoding translation initiation factor IF-3, which translates into the protein MSNWQIQSPKVRLVDENGEFVGILERDKAIFFAKDRGFDLAIVAENANPPVAKLIDFGKYQYEQEKIARKQRKGKTGELKEIRIGFKISEHDLDIKIKRAEKFIVKGHRVRVNLRLRGREMQFQPRAYEMLAKFAEKLAKISTIESPASKERNQFNILLKPAKSQN